One stretch of Schlesneria sp. DSM 10557 DNA includes these proteins:
- a CDS encoding heme-copper oxidase subunit III produces the protein MTHAAAAPTLKMGIPISNAKLGMWLFLGTEIMFFTAFIGTYIVMRMGSLGWPTSPDVTHISIAFGGINTFVLIVSSYFVVVSHDCLLTNQYAKAWRFMLYTFLLGCLFLGIKSIEYAGKFEHDILPGHIPENNQQAMDKVVKQFGKIVNTRLAAAFPQQGKYEDQKADLDARIKTLSEKPAESLTPAEAKQLQGDLALAELNTEYVNLKEHVRSELSLEVPYDQFDSIRKEENSAGKYARVTLDQVNHKVEELRTGKLASLVSDLHPAHPILYGNLFASNYFLMTGFHAIHVIIGLFMFLMILLKGHRLSIDDATLVENVGLYWHFVDLVWIFLFPLLYII, from the coding sequence ATGACACACGCTGCTGCCGCTCCGACCTTGAAGATGGGTATCCCGATCTCGAATGCCAAACTGGGAATGTGGCTGTTCCTGGGGACCGAGATCATGTTCTTCACGGCCTTCATCGGCACATACATCGTGATGCGGATGGGTTCGCTGGGATGGCCTACCAGCCCTGACGTGACACACATCAGTATCGCGTTTGGTGGGATCAACACGTTTGTCCTGATCGTGTCGAGCTATTTCGTGGTCGTTTCGCACGACTGCCTGTTAACGAATCAGTATGCCAAAGCCTGGCGATTTATGCTGTATACGTTCCTGCTTGGTTGCCTCTTCCTCGGCATCAAAAGCATCGAGTACGCCGGCAAATTCGAGCATGATATTCTTCCCGGGCATATCCCTGAGAACAATCAGCAGGCCATGGACAAAGTGGTCAAACAGTTTGGGAAAATCGTCAATACGCGGCTGGCGGCCGCTTTTCCCCAGCAGGGTAAGTATGAAGATCAGAAAGCGGATCTTGATGCGCGGATCAAGACCCTTTCGGAAAAGCCTGCAGAATCCCTCACACCTGCGGAGGCGAAGCAGTTGCAAGGGGATCTAGCCTTGGCGGAACTGAATACCGAGTACGTCAATCTGAAAGAGCACGTCCGGTCAGAACTCTCACTTGAAGTTCCTTACGATCAATTTGATTCGATTCGGAAAGAAGAGAACTCAGCGGGCAAGTATGCCAGAGTTACTCTCGATCAGGTCAATCATAAAGTCGAAGAACTGCGCACAGGAAAGCTTGCTTCCCTGGTCAGCGATCTTCACCCGGCTCACCCCATTCTTTATGGAAACCTGTTCGCTTCGAACTACTTCCTGATGACGGGGTTCCACGCAATCCACGTGATCATCGGGCTGTTCATGTTTCTGATGATCCTGCTGAAGGGACATCGGCTGTCGATTGATGATGCGACCCTGGTAGAAAACGTCGGTCTGTACTGGCACTTCGTGGACCTGGTGTGGATCTTCCTGTTCCCGCTGTTGTACATTATTTGA
- a CDS encoding cytochrome C oxidase subunit IV family protein translates to MTEHEQHESHGGVYFKVFLALCVFTLISVAADLVGMPNKIMLGAIVLAVAVAKALCVLMYFMHLKFERAWKYLLLVPTTIIALAIPVSLRPDIGASYYVQDIPQLRDYPEHEAATQSSSHH, encoded by the coding sequence ATGACCGAACACGAGCAACACGAATCCCACGGCGGTGTCTATTTCAAGGTGTTTCTGGCTTTGTGCGTTTTCACCTTGATCTCAGTTGCGGCAGACCTGGTCGGAATGCCGAACAAGATCATGTTGGGAGCCATTGTGCTGGCCGTCGCCGTTGCGAAGGCACTTTGCGTTTTAATGTATTTCATGCATCTCAAGTTTGAGCGAGCATGGAAGTACCTTTTGCTGGTACCGACGACGATCATTGCTCTCGCCATTCCTGTTTCATTGCGACCTGACATCGGTGCCAGCTACTACGTTCAAGACATCCCTCAGTTGCGGGACTATCCTGAACATGAAGCGGCGACCCAGAGTTCCTCCCACCACTGA
- a CDS encoding ATP-binding cassette domain-containing protein: MSDSIAVSVEELRHRYGEREALRGIRFSVSLGEIFGLLGPNGGGKTTLFRLLATLLPVQSGRATILGLDVASESRAVREMIGVTFQSPSLDGKLTVLENLKFQSLFYGLTGTPARQRIDELLARLGIGDRRRDVVDSLSGGLKRRVEIAKSLLHQPRLLLLDEPSTGLDPGARHDLWAYLEKLRQEQGTTILVTTHLMEEAERCDRLGILNLGEIVALGTPEELRLSVGGDCLTIQSVNPDQLTDQIESRFQFTPRRIGDALRIECPAGHELLRDIVAAFPSEITSISYAKPTLEDVFIARTGHRFWESTPA, from the coding sequence ATGTCAGACAGCATCGCTGTCAGTGTTGAAGAGCTGCGGCACCGGTACGGTGAACGGGAAGCACTGCGTGGGATTCGATTCTCCGTCTCCTTAGGTGAGATCTTTGGATTGCTGGGGCCCAACGGAGGTGGAAAAACGACCCTCTTCCGCCTGCTTGCCACACTACTCCCAGTCCAGTCGGGAAGGGCGACAATCCTCGGATTGGATGTCGCGTCCGAATCTCGAGCTGTGCGTGAGATGATTGGCGTCACATTCCAATCCCCGAGTCTCGATGGGAAGCTGACAGTTCTTGAGAACCTCAAGTTTCAATCTCTCTTCTACGGCTTGACTGGCACACCTGCCCGGCAAAGGATTGACGAACTGCTCGCGCGGTTGGGGATCGGTGACCGGCGTCGAGATGTGGTGGATTCGCTATCGGGAGGCTTGAAGCGACGGGTTGAAATTGCCAAGAGTCTACTCCATCAGCCGCGACTGTTGCTGCTGGATGAACCGAGCACCGGGCTTGATCCGGGTGCCCGCCACGACTTGTGGGCGTACCTGGAAAAGCTGCGTCAGGAACAGGGAACAACAATCCTCGTGACGACACACCTGATGGAAGAAGCCGAACGTTGTGATCGACTTGGAATTCTCAATCTGGGCGAGATCGTCGCATTAGGGACACCGGAGGAACTGCGACTGTCGGTCGGGGGGGATTGCCTGACGATCCAGTCCGTCAATCCGGACCAGTTGACGGATCAGATCGAATCACGGTTTCAGTTTACTCCACGACGAATCGGCGATGCACTGAGGATCGAATGTCCTGCTGGGCACGAATTACTGCGGGACATTGTTGCTGCTTTTCCGAGTGAGATCACCTCAATCTCGTACGCAAAACCGACGCTTGAAGACGTTTTCATTGCCAGAACGGGACATCGATTCTGGGAATCGACACCCGCCTAG
- a CDS encoding ABC transporter permease, with protein MVATSSLSPASVTGHASATAVRGSAVMAIYSLASRELVRFFRQRTRIIGALGQPIIFWVLFGAGLQSSFRGPSGVTFQEYFFPGVAVMIVMFTAIFSTISIIEDRREGFLQGVLVAPIPRLSIVLGKVCGGTILALLQAMLFLAIGPTLAVVGLAPPISTGLTWMNLPLVIAYLTLVGFSLTALGYLIAWPMDSTHGFHAIMSVFLMPMWLLSGSFFPAPETGWLAWVIRVNPLTYGTAGLRHLVTPDADAVAGLPSFTLSLTVTIAAAVVYISIAIWLTGRQTAHNAR; from the coding sequence ATGGTTGCCACAAGTTCACTCTCGCCAGCTTCGGTCACAGGCCATGCCTCGGCTACTGCCGTTCGAGGTTCGGCCGTTATGGCGATCTATTCGCTGGCAAGTCGCGAACTCGTGAGATTTTTTCGGCAGCGGACCCGGATCATTGGTGCACTCGGGCAGCCCATCATTTTCTGGGTTCTGTTCGGGGCTGGGTTGCAGAGTTCTTTTCGTGGTCCGTCGGGAGTCACTTTCCAGGAGTATTTTTTCCCGGGAGTGGCGGTCATGATCGTCATGTTCACGGCGATTTTCTCGACGATTTCGATTATTGAAGATCGTCGCGAGGGCTTTTTACAGGGAGTCCTGGTGGCTCCGATTCCGCGGCTCTCGATTGTGCTGGGGAAAGTCTGTGGTGGAACAATCCTGGCCCTGCTCCAGGCAATGCTGTTCCTGGCGATCGGACCAACGCTCGCCGTGGTTGGGCTGGCTCCTCCGATTTCGACGGGACTTACCTGGATGAACTTGCCGCTGGTCATCGCTTACCTGACGCTGGTGGGCTTCTCGTTGACTGCGTTGGGATATCTGATTGCGTGGCCGATGGACTCGACACACGGGTTTCATGCCATCATGAGTGTTTTTCTGATGCCAATGTGGTTGCTTTCGGGATCGTTCTTTCCTGCTCCAGAAACGGGCTGGCTGGCGTGGGTGATTCGAGTGAATCCTCTCACGTATGGAACGGCGGGACTGCGGCATCTCGTCACCCCTGACGCAGATGCCGTTGCGGGTCTGCCGTCCTTCACATTGTCTCTGACGGTGACAATTGCTGCTGCCGTCGTCTACATTTCGATTGCGATTTGGCTGACCGGACGTCAGACAGCCCATAACGCACGGTAG
- a CDS encoding SCO family protein, whose amino-acid sequence MNDQLTPQADSLPESNSATRKKPLLWIGSILWGLCLIGIILGWYQWRKTYLARLNVVDSNVTADDDGRSGKVIKLVPQNDGTVSAVEVTPGSDDNPWSPDGIEDFSFTDTDGNPVTKADLLGKPFIIAFIFTYCRGPCPNVTREMREISERLKEHDFHLVSLTVDPKRDTTEVLKAYGEAQQADFSRWKFLTGDQAEIYGLIQRSFLMPVQEELDRDLKPGFEIIHSTNIMLVDATGRVIGKFNAQKPEEVSKLRRELKRIAPLKTSHPS is encoded by the coding sequence ATGAATGACCAACTGACGCCACAAGCGGATTCGCTTCCGGAGTCGAATAGTGCAACTCGAAAAAAACCACTGCTGTGGATCGGCAGCATTCTTTGGGGCCTGTGCCTGATTGGAATCATTCTCGGGTGGTACCAGTGGCGAAAGACTTATCTCGCACGATTGAACGTGGTGGACTCGAATGTGACCGCGGACGACGATGGCCGCAGCGGCAAGGTGATTAAGCTTGTTCCGCAGAATGATGGGACGGTTTCGGCTGTTGAGGTCACTCCGGGAAGTGATGACAACCCGTGGAGTCCAGACGGAATTGAAGATTTTTCGTTTACCGACACCGATGGAAATCCGGTGACGAAGGCGGACTTACTGGGCAAGCCATTTATCATTGCGTTCATTTTCACCTACTGTCGGGGCCCCTGCCCCAATGTGACCCGAGAGATGCGGGAGATTTCCGAGAGGCTGAAGGAACATGATTTCCATCTCGTCTCATTGACTGTTGACCCCAAGCGGGACACAACCGAAGTGCTGAAGGCCTACGGAGAGGCTCAACAGGCGGACTTTTCGCGATGGAAGTTTCTTACGGGCGATCAAGCGGAAATCTATGGTCTGATTCAACGCAGTTTTTTAATGCCGGTGCAGGAAGAACTCGATCGAGATTTGAAGCCGGGGTTTGAGATCATCCATTCCACCAACATCATGCTCGTTGATGCGACGGGACGGGTGATCGGTAAGTTTAATGCACAGAAGCCTGAAGAAGTTTCGAAACTGCGTCGCGAGCTCAAACGGATCGCGCCTCTGAAGACCAGTCATCCTTCCTAG
- a CDS encoding DUF420 domain-containing protein, with protein sequence MEKLPAWAAALPAVNAGLNGLAGIMLVAGYILIKRGHRAAHGRTMVAAFVTSILFLASYLTYHAALDHYTGMPGKRFGHQGTLLGSVYLFVLATHVVLAAVVPFLALVTLYRAWRQDWVRHRRIARVTFPIWVYVSLTGVIIYVMLYHWPGASV encoded by the coding sequence GTGGAAAAACTTCCTGCCTGGGCAGCGGCTCTTCCCGCAGTCAACGCGGGCCTCAACGGCCTCGCCGGGATCATGCTGGTGGCCGGTTACATTTTGATCAAACGAGGACACCGAGCTGCCCATGGACGCACCATGGTGGCGGCGTTTGTGACATCGATCTTGTTTCTGGCAAGTTACCTGACGTATCACGCGGCTTTGGATCATTACACCGGAATGCCCGGAAAACGATTCGGACACCAGGGAACGCTGCTTGGAAGTGTTTACCTGTTCGTTCTGGCGACGCACGTCGTTCTTGCGGCAGTCGTCCCGTTCCTCGCTCTCGTCACACTTTACCGTGCCTGGCGACAGGATTGGGTGCGTCACCGAAGGATCGCTCGGGTGACATTTCCGATTTGGGTTTACGTCTCTTTGACAGGCGTTATTATCTATGTAATGCTCTACCATTGGCCTGGCGCATCTGTCTGA
- a CDS encoding DUF1080 domain-containing protein gives MTRNRFFPIMRSSLGQSLLPLAMVLAVAFTGHSMAEDKTEGAGKKPEWKSLFDGKTLKNWQSSNFGGEGNVAVEDGMIVLSQGSDMTGVTWTGDELPRMNYEVVVTAQRIDGNDFFCGMTFEVDKDPCSLIIGGWGGGIVGISSLDGLDAANNETARYESFERGKWYKIRLRVAEQGLMAWIDDKQVVSVSTKGRKISIRGEVEPSRPFGISCYATTAGLKDIKIRNLTEEEAKAPLIRTEEKKEKAK, from the coding sequence ATGACGCGAAACCGGTTCTTCCCCATCATGCGTTCGTCACTGGGTCAATCGCTCTTACCACTGGCCATGGTGCTTGCAGTCGCATTCACCGGACATTCCATGGCTGAGGACAAGACGGAAGGGGCGGGGAAGAAACCGGAGTGGAAATCGCTGTTCGACGGAAAGACTCTGAAGAACTGGCAATCATCCAACTTCGGGGGGGAAGGGAATGTGGCCGTTGAAGACGGGATGATCGTCTTGAGCCAGGGCTCGGACATGACCGGTGTTACATGGACAGGCGACGAACTGCCCCGAATGAACTACGAGGTCGTCGTAACAGCTCAGAGAATTGATGGTAATGATTTCTTTTGTGGAATGACATTTGAAGTCGACAAGGATCCCTGCAGCCTGATTATCGGTGGATGGGGCGGGGGAATCGTGGGAATCTCCAGCCTTGACGGACTTGATGCAGCCAACAACGAGACTGCCCGATACGAGAGCTTTGAAAGAGGGAAATGGTACAAGATCCGACTGCGTGTCGCAGAGCAGGGTCTGATGGCCTGGATCGATGACAAACAGGTCGTCAGCGTCTCGACCAAAGGACGAAAGATCTCAATCCGAGGTGAAGTCGAACCGTCGCGCCCGTTCGGAATTTCATGCTATGCCACGACGGCTGGCCTCAAGGATATCAAGATCCGAAATTTGACCGAAGAAGAAGCCAAGGCACCGCTGATTCGAACTGAGGAAAAGAAAGAGAAAGCAAAGTAA
- a CDS encoding saccharopine dehydrogenase NADP-binding domain-containing protein has protein sequence MTNVLLLGAGTIGRMIATLLVQSGDYSVRVADSDAEALRRLHQKYGVETLLLDASNEQELVAAMSGMKAVISALTFSLNPTVARAALAAGVSYFDLTEDVATTAVVRDLADSARVGQIFMPQCGLAPGFVGIAANHLATKFESLDSLLLRVGALPEFPTNSLKYNLTWSTDGLINEYCNPCDVVHQGTRQDCWPLEGLEHLSIDGVEYEAFSTSGGLGTLCETYEGKLRELNYKTVRYIGHRDRMLFLLDELRLRERRELLKEILENALPRTLQDVVIVFCTATGIRDGQMVQLWDARKVYHQTQGDEVWSAIQITTAAAICAALDLHRQDRLPNTGFVRQEQVNFDDFLANRFGKHYAAAGARIKE, from the coding sequence ATGACGAACGTGTTGCTGCTCGGGGCGGGAACGATTGGGCGGATGATCGCCACCCTGTTGGTTCAGTCAGGCGATTACTCAGTACGGGTCGCCGATTCAGATGCCGAGGCTCTCAGACGCCTGCATCAGAAGTATGGGGTCGAGACGCTGCTGCTCGATGCCTCAAACGAGCAGGAACTCGTCGCCGCGATGTCGGGAATGAAGGCCGTCATTTCGGCACTCACATTCAGCCTTAATCCCACAGTCGCACGTGCAGCACTGGCCGCAGGAGTCAGCTATTTTGATCTCACCGAGGATGTCGCCACGACAGCCGTCGTACGTGATCTGGCTGACTCGGCCAGGGTCGGCCAGATCTTCATGCCCCAGTGCGGACTCGCACCGGGATTCGTTGGAATTGCGGCCAATCACCTCGCCACAAAGTTCGAATCCCTCGATTCGCTGCTCCTGCGAGTCGGCGCATTGCCAGAGTTCCCGACAAACTCGTTGAAGTACAACCTGACCTGGTCGACGGATGGCTTGATCAACGAGTACTGCAATCCCTGTGACGTGGTGCATCAGGGGACGCGTCAGGACTGCTGGCCCCTGGAAGGACTGGAACATCTCTCAATCGACGGTGTCGAATACGAGGCGTTTTCGACATCCGGCGGACTGGGAACTCTCTGTGAAACGTACGAGGGGAAGCTGAGAGAACTGAACTACAAGACTGTTCGTTACATTGGGCACCGTGACCGAATGTTGTTCCTGCTGGACGAACTGCGATTGCGTGAGCGTCGTGAGCTTTTGAAGGAAATCCTCGAGAATGCGCTGCCACGCACACTCCAGGATGTCGTCATCGTCTTCTGCACCGCGACGGGGATTCGTGACGGTCAAATGGTTCAGTTGTGGGACGCTCGAAAGGTCTACCACCAGACTCAGGGAGACGAAGTTTGGAGTGCGATCCAGATTACGACCGCCGCAGCAATCTGTGCAGCCCTCGACTTGCATCGACAGGACCGCCTGCCCAACACTGGTTTCGTTCGACAGGAACAGGTTAACTTCGACGACTTCCTCGCCAATCGGTTCGGCAAGCACTACGCTGCGGCGGGCGCGAGGATCAAGGAGTAG
- a CDS encoding phosphoketolase has protein sequence MSAKTFEEKRKQRHDSDLSRNAPLDAEELSKIDGYWRASNYLSVGQIYLMANPLLRETLKRDHIKPRLLGHWGTCPGLNMLYVHMNRVIKRDDLEMIYIIGPGHGGPAIVAQAYLEGTYSEVYPSIGQDIPGLQKLFKQFSFPGGIPSHVAPETPGSIHEGGELGYALSHAFGAAFDNPNLIVSCIVGDGEAETGPLATSWHGNKFLNPARDGCVLPILHLNGYKIANPCLLARIPHEELQKYFEGLGYKPYFVEGSDPEQVHQALAATFDAIVAEIKQIWAEARAPGAVIKRPVWPMIVFRTPKGWTCPPEIDGKKCEDYWRSHQVPMGDMDKPEHIRILEGWMKSYRPEELFDQSGHLRAELQELAPKGHRRMSDNPHANGGLLLRELRIPDFRDYAVDVTSPGAVTAESARVMGTFLRDVMRANLDRKNFRLFSPDENNSNRWQDVLDVTNRCFMDNISPDDDKLSPDGRVMEVLSEHQCQGWLEGYLLTGRHGFFSCYEAFIHIVDSMFNQHAKWLKTCNQIPWRRPIASLNYFLSSHVWRQDHNGLSHQDPGFIDHVVNKKAEVVRVYLPPDANCLLSVTDHCLRSRNYVNVVVAGKQPAPQWLTMDQAVKHCNAGLGIWEWASNDRGSEPDVVMACCGDVPTLETLAAVDLLRKHLPELKVRVINIVNLMKLQPSSDHPHGLSDRDYDALFTKDKPIIFAFHGYPWLIHRLTYRRTNHANLHVRGYKEEGTTTTPFDMVVLNDLDRFHLVEDVIDRLPQLGARAAYFKQAIHEKLVEHKEYIEQFGDDLPEVSGWKWGVERAGSAGEISTAADNV, from the coding sequence ATGTCCGCTAAAACCTTTGAAGAGAAGCGAAAACAGAGACACGACAGCGATCTCAGCAGGAATGCTCCCCTGGACGCCGAAGAACTCAGCAAGATTGATGGCTACTGGAGAGCATCAAATTATTTGTCGGTCGGTCAGATTTATCTGATGGCCAATCCGCTGCTGAGGGAAACCCTCAAACGAGATCACATCAAACCGCGACTTCTGGGACACTGGGGGACCTGCCCCGGCCTGAATATGCTCTACGTCCATATGAATCGCGTGATCAAGCGCGACGACCTCGAGATGATCTACATCATTGGACCCGGTCATGGTGGTCCCGCGATTGTGGCACAGGCGTACCTCGAGGGAACGTACAGCGAGGTCTATCCGAGCATCGGTCAGGACATTCCGGGGTTGCAGAAACTGTTCAAGCAGTTCAGCTTTCCCGGAGGTATTCCCAGTCATGTTGCTCCCGAGACTCCGGGAAGCATCCATGAGGGAGGAGAGCTGGGGTACGCTTTGAGCCACGCGTTCGGCGCGGCGTTCGACAATCCGAATCTGATTGTGTCGTGCATCGTGGGTGATGGAGAGGCCGAGACCGGTCCGCTTGCCACAAGCTGGCACGGCAACAAGTTTCTGAATCCGGCGCGGGACGGGTGTGTTCTGCCAATTCTGCATCTCAACGGCTACAAGATCGCCAATCCCTGTTTGCTTGCACGCATTCCACACGAGGAGTTGCAGAAGTACTTCGAAGGGTTGGGCTACAAACCGTACTTTGTGGAAGGGAGCGATCCCGAGCAGGTTCATCAGGCTCTAGCAGCAACTTTTGACGCGATCGTGGCCGAAATCAAGCAGATCTGGGCAGAAGCCCGCGCACCCGGTGCGGTGATCAAGCGACCAGTCTGGCCGATGATTGTGTTCCGCACTCCCAAAGGCTGGACCTGTCCACCCGAGATCGACGGCAAAAAGTGCGAAGACTATTGGCGAAGCCACCAGGTTCCCATGGGAGACATGGATAAGCCCGAGCACATCCGCATCCTCGAAGGATGGATGAAGAGCTACCGACCCGAAGAGCTTTTTGATCAATCGGGACATTTAAGGGCAGAGCTTCAGGAACTGGCGCCGAAGGGGCATCGCCGGATGAGCGACAACCCGCACGCGAACGGGGGGCTTTTACTGCGAGAACTTCGCATCCCCGATTTCCGTGATTATGCTGTGGACGTGACCTCGCCTGGAGCGGTGACTGCGGAATCTGCCCGTGTGATGGGAACATTCCTGCGCGATGTGATGCGGGCCAACCTCGATCGGAAGAATTTCCGTCTATTCAGTCCTGACGAGAATAATTCGAATCGCTGGCAGGACGTGCTGGATGTCACCAATCGCTGCTTCATGGACAACATCAGTCCCGACGATGATAAGCTCAGTCCGGATGGACGAGTCATGGAAGTGCTCAGTGAGCATCAGTGTCAGGGATGGCTGGAGGGCTACCTGCTGACAGGACGCCACGGATTCTTTTCGTGTTATGAAGCGTTCATCCACATCGTTGACTCGATGTTCAACCAGCACGCCAAATGGCTGAAGACGTGTAATCAGATTCCCTGGCGTCGCCCCATCGCTTCGCTGAACTATTTCCTCAGTTCGCATGTCTGGCGGCAAGACCACAACGGACTCAGCCATCAGGACCCGGGGTTTATTGACCATGTCGTCAACAAGAAGGCCGAAGTTGTTCGGGTTTATCTACCGCCGGATGCCAATTGTCTCTTGTCGGTGACTGACCACTGTCTCCGCAGCCGCAACTACGTGAATGTGGTCGTGGCGGGCAAGCAACCTGCACCTCAGTGGCTGACGATGGATCAGGCTGTCAAGCATTGCAATGCTGGACTGGGAATCTGGGAGTGGGCATCAAACGATCGGGGAAGTGAGCCCGACGTCGTGATGGCCTGTTGCGGTGATGTCCCGACGCTGGAAACGCTGGCTGCGGTCGATCTGTTAAGAAAGCACCTGCCCGAGCTGAAGGTGCGTGTCATCAATATTGTCAATCTGATGAAACTGCAGCCATCGAGCGATCATCCGCACGGTCTGTCTGACCGGGACTATGACGCGCTGTTTACCAAGGATAAGCCGATCATTTTCGCCTTCCATGGCTATCCGTGGCTGATCCACAGACTGACCTATCGTCGGACGAACCATGCGAATCTGCACGTTCGCGGGTACAAGGAAGAAGGGACGACGACGACTCCCTTTGACATGGTCGTGCTCAACGACCTCGATCGATTCCATCTGGTGGAAGATGTGATCGACCGGCTGCCTCAGCTGGGTGCGCGGGCCGCGTATTTCAAGCAGGCAATCCACGAAAAACTGGTCGAGCACAAGGAGTACATCGAGCAGTTTGGCGATGACCTTCCCGAAGTCAGCGGCTGGAAGTGGGGAGTAGAAAGAGCAGGTTCTGCGGGCGAAATTTCTACCGCTGCCGACAACGTTTGA
- a CDS encoding SRPBCC family protein — translation MSDFQASVVLPRPRQEVFEYLRRPANLLKMFPAEKTSRLWLKHPDIISVGECIEFKVKAMGAQFVFVHEVTELADAERIVIKQIEGPFKAWSQEQHFADSGNGNTLLTSVVQFDPPGGMLGFVVTRKVVMSQLENWVSKGHQILQQHLANPTG, via the coding sequence ATGAGTGATTTTCAGGCGTCGGTTGTTTTGCCTCGTCCCCGCCAAGAGGTATTTGAGTACCTGCGCCGTCCTGCCAACCTGTTAAAAATGTTCCCCGCAGAGAAAACATCCCGCCTCTGGCTGAAACATCCCGACATCATCTCCGTCGGCGAATGTATTGAATTCAAAGTCAAGGCGATGGGTGCCCAGTTCGTGTTCGTCCATGAAGTAACCGAACTGGCAGATGCCGAGCGGATCGTGATCAAACAGATCGAGGGACCGTTTAAGGCATGGTCTCAGGAACAGCACTTTGCTGATTCCGGCAACGGCAACACGCTGCTGACCAGCGTCGTCCAGTTTGATCCGCCGGGCGGAATGCTGGGATTCGTCGTAACGCGAAAAGTCGTCATGAGCCAGCTTGAGAACTGGGTCAGCAAGGGACACCAAATCCTCCAGCAGCATCTCGCAAATCCGACCGGCTGA